A stretch of Mastacembelus armatus chromosome 1, fMasArm1.2, whole genome shotgun sequence DNA encodes these proteins:
- the cwc25 gene encoding pre-mRNA-splicing factor CWC25 homolog, with product MGGGDLNLKKSWHPQTMKNIERVWKAEQKYEAECKKIEELQKELKEERAREEITKYAEETGALKKKDDRLDWMYQGPANQVSRDEYLLGRPIDKQITDQYQEPESGPSAETGLLPGSIFNPVTPASTLDLAAKIREDPLFAIRKREEEKKREVLTNPVKMKKIKEMLRQNLDKKDKKKKRKKEKKEKKDKDRKKERKHKQSLSSASDEEDEKKHRSRHEPSTYTRSHHRPGYGLQLPAGGHQQSASHSARRERSRSRSPHRNYRNGHSSSSHRSDRKVEARSSSPQRERYNRQRNHISKKLSAEELERKRREMMDEAKQREEDRENNVKRYKRQDEQEKQREQNAKRNDHAGFIHDMKLQSAASSSLEDRVKRNIHSIQRTAASMDQFMKR from the exons ATGGGAGGTGGTGACCTG AACTTGAAAAAGAGCTGGCATCCCCAGACTATGAAAAACATCGAGAGGGTTTGGAAAGCTGAGCAAAAATATGAGGCTGAGTGCAAGAAGATTGAGGAGCTCCAGAAAGAGCTGAAAGAGGAACGTGCCCGAGAAGAAATTACCAAATATGCAGAGGAAACTGGTGCCCTCAA AAAGAAGGATGATCGGCTGGACTGGATGTACCAGGGCCCTGCTAATCAGGTGTCCAGAGATGAGTATCTGTTGGGACGTCCCATTGATAAGCAGATCACAGACCAATACCAGGAGCCAGAGAGCGGCCCTTCTGCCGAGACTGGCCTCCTGCCTGGGTCCATCTTTAACCCCGTCACCCCTGCCTCCACCCTTGACCTGGCTGCCAAGATCAGGGAAGACCCCCTGTTTGCAATAAG gAAAcgtgaggaagagaagaagagagaagtcCTGACTAACCCAGTAAAGAtgaagaaaattaaagaaatg CTGCGCCAGAATCTTGacaagaaagacaagaaaaagaagaggaagaaggagaaaaaggagaagaaagacaaagataggaaaaaagagaggaagcaTAAACAGAGTTTAAGCTCAGCCTCagatgaggaagatgagaaaaaacacag GTCACGTCATGAACCCTCAACATACACCCGTTCCCATCATCGTCCAGGATATGGACTACAG CTCCCTGCTGGCGGTCATCAGCAGTCCGCCAGTCACTCAGCACGCCGTGAGAGGAGCCGCTCCCGGTCACCTCACAGGAACTACAGGAATGGTCACTCCTCTTCCTCACACAGAAGTGACAGGAAGGTCGAGGCTAGATCTTCCAGCCCACAGAGAGAGCGTTACAACAGGCAGAGGAACCACATATCCAA GAAGCTCTCAGCCGAGGAGCTGGAGCGCAAGAGGCGGGAGATGATGGACGAGGccaagcagagagaggaggacagagagaataATGTGAAGAGATACAAGAGGCAAGATGAGCAGGAAAAGCAGCGGGAACAAAATGCCAAGCGTAACGACCATGCTGGCTTCATCCA
- the sp6 gene encoding transcription factor Sp6, whose amino-acid sequence MAHPYEPWLRTAPPSGSSEDMNIPSWWDLHRDVQPGSWIDLQTGQSVSLPSVSPGNSMGLQASLGPYGSDPQLCSLPPAQHNQVSHSSHLFPQDGFKMDPLAPEMLQQEPFSLEEPQETSVSARPKPQRRSSSRGAGQAVCRCPNCVHAEQLGQSTDDSRRKHMHNCHIPGCGKAYAKTSHLKAHLRWHSGDRPFVCNWLFCGKRFTRSDELQRHLQTHTGAKKFSCALCPRVFMRNDHLAKHMRTHESPPGPGEERVNGDGRMDKGFDAPTPPQSSSNMSASDTTEPQLKLKCETDSSVTNVTG is encoded by the coding sequence ATGGCCCACCCTTACGAGCCCTGGTTACGGACAGCACCACCTAGTGGCAGCTCAGAAGACATGAACATCCCATCATGGTGGGACCTCCACAGGGATGTCCAACCAGGGAGCTGGATAGACCTGCAAACGGGACAGAGTGTCAGCTTGCCTTCAGTGAGTCCAGGGAACTCCATGGGGTTGCAGGCCTCTTTAGGGCCTTATGGCTCAGACCCACAGCTGTGCAGCCTGCCTCCGGCCCAACACAATCAGGTCTCCCACTCATCACACCTCTTCCCGCAGGATGGCTTTAAAATGGACCCGCTGGCCCCAGAAATGCTACAGCAGGAACCTTTCTCCTTGGAGGAACCTCAGGAGACTTCTGTTTCAGCCCGCCCCAAACCACAGCGGCGCTCCTCTTctagaggtgctggtcaggcTGTGTGTCGCTGCCCTAACTGTGTCCATGCTGAACAGCTGGGCCAGAGCACTGATGACAGCAGGAGGAAGCACATGCACAACTGCCACATACCTGGCTGTGGCAAGGCCTACGCCAAAACCTCCCACCTGAAGGCTCACCTACGGTGGCACAGTGGGGACCGGCCGTTTGTGTGCAACTGGCTGTTCTGCGGCAAGAGATTCACACGCTCTGATGAACTGCAGCgccacctacagacacacactggggCCAAGAAGTTCAGCTGTGCGTTATGCCCCAGAGTCTTTATGCGCAATGACCACCTGGCAAAGCACATGCGCACACATGAGTCCCCGCCAGGGCCCGGAGAGGAGAGGGTAAATGGAGATGGGCGGATGGATAAGGGCTTTGATGCACCTACACCTCCTCAGTCATCCTCAAACATGTCTGCATCTGACACCACAGAGCCACAGCTGAAGCTGAAATGTGAGACAGACTCCTCAGTCACCAATGTGACAGGGTAG
- the scrn2 gene encoding secernin-2 isoform X1, with protein MAEAPMSCDCFVSLPPGSRDDHVIFGKNSDRPRDEVQEVAHFPAASHPPGSMLECTYIQIPQVEQTHAVVLSKPAWMWGAEMGANDQGVCIGNEAVWTREPIAPGEALLGMDLVRLALERGDSAWAALTVITSLLEQHGQGGQCREAPEPFSYHNTFLLVDRNEAWVLETAGRLWVAQKVTEGVKNISNQLTISTEITAEHPELRSVAKAQGWWDGEGEFSFSKVFGPENPPARMELAKLRYKGGTELLQKHDGSVTAEVMMSILRDKPSGICMDSGGFCTTASMVSVLPKDTSLPCIHFFTATPDPSRSIFKPFIFSDCSTPVLRVVSPQFGPDDPVRKQPRFQSQVDRRHDLYKAHQVVLNTMETNPDKGLAVYGILRDLESQCLSEISAMLSGEIPGDELGDLFFDCVDTEIKFYQ; from the exons ATGGCAGAGGCTCCCATGTcatgtgattgttttgtttccttgcCCCCTGGCTCTCGCGATGACCATGTGATTTTTGGGAAGAACTCAGATCGTCCCCGGGATGAGGTGCAGGAGGTGGCCCACTTCCCTGCAGCATCTCACCCACCAGGCTCCATGCTGGAG TGCACGTACATCCAGATCCCTCAGGTAGAGCAGACTCACGCTGTTGTCCTTAGTAAACCTGCCTGGATGTGGGGTGCTGAAATGGGAGCCAACGACCAGGGAGTTTGTATTGGGAATGAGGCAGTCTGGACCAGGGAGCCCATCGCCCCTGGAGAGGCTCTGCTGGGCATGGACCTGGTCCG ACTGGCACTAGAGCGTGGTGACAGTGCCTGGGCGGCACTGACGGTTATCACCAGCCTCCTGGAACAGCATGGGCAGGGGGGCCAGTGCAGGGAGGCTCCGGAGCCCTTCAGCTACCACAACACTTTCCTCTTGGTGGACCGAAATGAGGCATGGGTGCTGGAAACTGCTGGGAGGCTGTGGGTGGCACAAAAAGTTACAG AGGGTGTGAAGAACATCTCCAACCAGTTGACCATCAGCACTGAGATCACAGCAGAGCACCCTGAGCTGCGCAGTGTGGCTAAGGCTCAGGGTTGGTGGGATGGTGAAGGAGAGTTTAGCTTCTCTAAGGTGTTCGGCCCTGAAAACCCGCCTGCCAGAATGGAGCTGGCCAAACTGCGCTACAAGGGAGGGACAGAGCTACTTCAGAAACATGATG GCTCAGTGACAGCAGAGGTGATGATGTCCATTCTGAGGGACAAGCCCAGTGGCATCTGCATGGACTCCGGAGGTTTCTGCACCACAGCCAGTATGGTGTCTGTTCTGCCCAAAGATACCAGCCTGCCCTGCATTCACTTCTTCACTGCCACCCCAGACCCCTCCAG GTCTATATTCAAGCCATTTATCTTCTCGGACTGTTCCACTCCAGTGCTGAGGGTGGTTTCCCCACAGTTTGGCCCAGATGACCCTGTTAGGAAGCAGCCACGCTTTCAAAGCCAGGTGGACCGCAGACATGACCTGTACAAGGCTCACCAGGTGGTGCTCAACACCATGGAGACCAACCCG GATAAGGGTTTGGCTGTCTATGGGATCCTGAGGGACCTGGAGTCGCAGTGTCTGAGCGAGATTTCAGCCATGTTGAGTGGAGAGATACCAGGAGATGAACTGGGGGACTTGTTTTTTGACTGTGTGGACACAGAGATTAAGTTCTACCAGTGA
- the scrn2 gene encoding secernin-2 isoform X2, producing MLECTYIQIPQVEQTHAVVLSKPAWMWGAEMGANDQGVCIGNEAVWTREPIAPGEALLGMDLVRLALERGDSAWAALTVITSLLEQHGQGGQCREAPEPFSYHNTFLLVDRNEAWVLETAGRLWVAQKVTEGVKNISNQLTISTEITAEHPELRSVAKAQGWWDGEGEFSFSKVFGPENPPARMELAKLRYKGGTELLQKHDGSVTAEVMMSILRDKPSGICMDSGGFCTTASMVSVLPKDTSLPCIHFFTATPDPSRSIFKPFIFSDCSTPVLRVVSPQFGPDDPVRKQPRFQSQVDRRHDLYKAHQVVLNTMETNPDKGLAVYGILRDLESQCLSEISAMLSGEIPGDELGDLFFDCVDTEIKFYQ from the exons ATGCTGGAG TGCACGTACATCCAGATCCCTCAGGTAGAGCAGACTCACGCTGTTGTCCTTAGTAAACCTGCCTGGATGTGGGGTGCTGAAATGGGAGCCAACGACCAGGGAGTTTGTATTGGGAATGAGGCAGTCTGGACCAGGGAGCCCATCGCCCCTGGAGAGGCTCTGCTGGGCATGGACCTGGTCCG ACTGGCACTAGAGCGTGGTGACAGTGCCTGGGCGGCACTGACGGTTATCACCAGCCTCCTGGAACAGCATGGGCAGGGGGGCCAGTGCAGGGAGGCTCCGGAGCCCTTCAGCTACCACAACACTTTCCTCTTGGTGGACCGAAATGAGGCATGGGTGCTGGAAACTGCTGGGAGGCTGTGGGTGGCACAAAAAGTTACAG AGGGTGTGAAGAACATCTCCAACCAGTTGACCATCAGCACTGAGATCACAGCAGAGCACCCTGAGCTGCGCAGTGTGGCTAAGGCTCAGGGTTGGTGGGATGGTGAAGGAGAGTTTAGCTTCTCTAAGGTGTTCGGCCCTGAAAACCCGCCTGCCAGAATGGAGCTGGCCAAACTGCGCTACAAGGGAGGGACAGAGCTACTTCAGAAACATGATG GCTCAGTGACAGCAGAGGTGATGATGTCCATTCTGAGGGACAAGCCCAGTGGCATCTGCATGGACTCCGGAGGTTTCTGCACCACAGCCAGTATGGTGTCTGTTCTGCCCAAAGATACCAGCCTGCCCTGCATTCACTTCTTCACTGCCACCCCAGACCCCTCCAG GTCTATATTCAAGCCATTTATCTTCTCGGACTGTTCCACTCCAGTGCTGAGGGTGGTTTCCCCACAGTTTGGCCCAGATGACCCTGTTAGGAAGCAGCCACGCTTTCAAAGCCAGGTGGACCGCAGACATGACCTGTACAAGGCTCACCAGGTGGTGCTCAACACCATGGAGACCAACCCG GATAAGGGTTTGGCTGTCTATGGGATCCTGAGGGACCTGGAGTCGCAGTGTCTGAGCGAGATTTCAGCCATGTTGAGTGGAGAGATACCAGGAGATGAACTGGGGGACTTGTTTTTTGACTGTGTGGACACAGAGATTAAGTTCTACCAGTGA
- the scrn2 gene encoding secernin-2 isoform X3, which produces MWGAEMGANDQGVCIGNEAVWTREPIAPGEALLGMDLVRLALERGDSAWAALTVITSLLEQHGQGGQCREAPEPFSYHNTFLLVDRNEAWVLETAGRLWVAQKVTEGVKNISNQLTISTEITAEHPELRSVAKAQGWWDGEGEFSFSKVFGPENPPARMELAKLRYKGGTELLQKHDGSVTAEVMMSILRDKPSGICMDSGGFCTTASMVSVLPKDTSLPCIHFFTATPDPSRSIFKPFIFSDCSTPVLRVVSPQFGPDDPVRKQPRFQSQVDRRHDLYKAHQVVLNTMETNPDKGLAVYGILRDLESQCLSEISAMLSGEIPGDELGDLFFDCVDTEIKFYQ; this is translated from the exons ATGTGGGGTGCTGAAATGGGAGCCAACGACCAGGGAGTTTGTATTGGGAATGAGGCAGTCTGGACCAGGGAGCCCATCGCCCCTGGAGAGGCTCTGCTGGGCATGGACCTGGTCCG ACTGGCACTAGAGCGTGGTGACAGTGCCTGGGCGGCACTGACGGTTATCACCAGCCTCCTGGAACAGCATGGGCAGGGGGGCCAGTGCAGGGAGGCTCCGGAGCCCTTCAGCTACCACAACACTTTCCTCTTGGTGGACCGAAATGAGGCATGGGTGCTGGAAACTGCTGGGAGGCTGTGGGTGGCACAAAAAGTTACAG AGGGTGTGAAGAACATCTCCAACCAGTTGACCATCAGCACTGAGATCACAGCAGAGCACCCTGAGCTGCGCAGTGTGGCTAAGGCTCAGGGTTGGTGGGATGGTGAAGGAGAGTTTAGCTTCTCTAAGGTGTTCGGCCCTGAAAACCCGCCTGCCAGAATGGAGCTGGCCAAACTGCGCTACAAGGGAGGGACAGAGCTACTTCAGAAACATGATG GCTCAGTGACAGCAGAGGTGATGATGTCCATTCTGAGGGACAAGCCCAGTGGCATCTGCATGGACTCCGGAGGTTTCTGCACCACAGCCAGTATGGTGTCTGTTCTGCCCAAAGATACCAGCCTGCCCTGCATTCACTTCTTCACTGCCACCCCAGACCCCTCCAG GTCTATATTCAAGCCATTTATCTTCTCGGACTGTTCCACTCCAGTGCTGAGGGTGGTTTCCCCACAGTTTGGCCCAGATGACCCTGTTAGGAAGCAGCCACGCTTTCAAAGCCAGGTGGACCGCAGACATGACCTGTACAAGGCTCACCAGGTGGTGCTCAACACCATGGAGACCAACCCG GATAAGGGTTTGGCTGTCTATGGGATCCTGAGGGACCTGGAGTCGCAGTGTCTGAGCGAGATTTCAGCCATGTTGAGTGGAGAGATACCAGGAGATGAACTGGGGGACTTGTTTTTTGACTGTGTGGACACAGAGATTAAGTTCTACCAGTGA
- the LOC113128192 gene encoding cyclin-dependent kinase 12-like isoform X2: MYSHRSEYSDRRQYGGRSSRSWDDYDDRCEERRESHRDVLRDSYHKHGGDGCSSSRERTSRGREYSDSPNRAYNKDSLSREWRRKSPVRRRMSSPDWGVSEQKRRRLTEDDDDGYRYRYTHEDNTFKQSPDIFSHLHVPKDFKHTLPQDEDFKYQKTPKDSKHRRWHEEFMCRQKHDDFSLLSNCYQDSDSHERSLDHTQETQLQDHPTESYSRHRGRSDSPSTHHEDQQFPLNGSSEQCIESGVISQTNAVPGQKLTKGFQRFLDVLNKGVNVATLTKIVTQTSTEVSRPCSPVSAAYMWSPSSPGRQHQESNKNNCCWSESEGSQRLASPQQNHRSFSPKGHTLPDENLMQRSEGEQSFLSLHSRSRSPSLVDKITLTPEDDHKHRQIQGVLQAIGMDLGFEELGQMSHRIQERLYGKKDSDWGGRYKGSKEKDTRRAFSPRHQSRSSSSRSNFSPVAPDFEMKKDLYGAQRNEAEVSVAVEYGHNSSSSSLQDSEKSGTNSHKSTAALQTFSQNPTYSLSEPTLTPVMPTYSPLLTYPVVPPAPPSTLPQVIPGFFLPRLPPFFTCPPIPPLNILPGVLAQTGRLLPQHISNPQPPFFNLPDINTIQPLNTTQKSKTLSRPRCLQVIETKLPG, encoded by the exons ATGTACTCTCACAGGTCAGAGTACAGTGACAGGCGGCAGTATGGTGGCAGAAGTTCAAGGTCCTGGGATGACTATGATGACAGATGTGAAGAAAGGCGTGAATCTCACAGAGATGTCCTGCGAGATTCCTATCATAAACACGGTGGGGAtggatgcagcagcagcagagagagaacaagCAGAGGTCGAGAGTACAGTGACTCACCTAACAGGGCGTACAATAAAGATTCACTGAGCAGAGAGTGGAGAAGAAAGAGCCCAGTGAGAAGACGCATGTCTTCACCTGATTGGGGTGTCTCTGAACAGAAAAGGCGAAGGCTTACAGAGGATGATGACGATGGTTACAGATACAGGTATACACATGAGGATAATACTTTCAAGCAGTCACCAGACATTTTTTCGCATCTACATGTACCCAAGGATTTTAAACATACACTGCCACAGGATGAGGACTTCAAATACCAGAAAACACCTAAAGACTCCAAACACAGGCGTTGGCATGAGGAGTTTATGTGCAGGCAAAAACATGATGATTTCAGCCTCTTGTCTAATTGTTACCAAGATAGTGATTCTCATGAAAGGAGTTTGGACCATACACAAGAAACACAACTGCAAGATCACCCTACGGAA AGCTATTCCAGACACAGAGGGAGGAGTGACAGCCCTTCTACGCATCATGAGGATCAACAGTTTCCACTGAATGGATCTAGTGAACAG TGTATTGAGAGTGGTGTCATCAGCCAAACCAATGCTGTTCCTGGACAGAAGTTAACCAAGGGTTTCCAACGTTTCCTTGATGTGCTCAACAAGGGTGTGAATGTTGCCACCCTCACCAAGATAGTGACTCAGACTTCTACAGAAGTCAGTCGACCATGTTCTCCAGTTTCTGCAGCTTATATGTGGTCTCCCAGTTCTCCTGGGAGGCAACACCaagaaagcaacaaaaataactGCTGCTGGAGTGAGAGTGAGGGTTCCCAGAGACTGGCTTCTCCACAGCAAAATCACAGGTCTTTCAGCCCAAAGGGACACACATTGCCTGATGAAAATTTAATGCAAAGGAGTGAAGGAGAACAAAGCTTCTTGAGCCTGCATAGTAGATCCAGGTCTCCATCATTGGTGGACAAGATAACCCTGACACCTGAAGATGATCACAAGCACAGGCAAATACAGGGTGTTTTGCAGGCCATTGGCATGGATTTGGGATTTGAGGAACTGGGCCAAATGTCACATCGAATCCAGGAGCGGTTATATGGAAAAAAGGATAGTGACTGGGGTGGCCGCTATAAAGGAAGTAAGGAAAAGGACACAAGGAGAGCGTTTTCTCCAAGACATCAAAGTAGATCATCATCGAGCAGATCTAATTTCAGCCCTGTAGCTCCGGACTTTGAGATGAAAAAAGACTTGTACGGTGCTCAGAGAAATGAAGCAGAGGTATCTGTAGCTGTTGAATACGGCCATAATAGCAGCAGTAGTTCTTTACAGGACAGTGAGAAGTCTGGGACTAACTCACACAAAAGCACTGCTGCATTacaaacattttctcaaaatcCCACATACTCATTATCAGAACCAACTCTTACACCTGTCATGCCGACCTACTCTCCACTGCTGACATACCCAGTCGTACCTCCAGCTCCGCCTTCTACCTTGCCCCAGGTTATACCTGGATTTTTCTTGCCTCGCCTCCCACCCTTCTTCACTTGCCCCCCTATCCCACCTCTGAACATCCTTCCAGGAGTACTTGCTCAAACAGGGCGCCTACTCCCTCAACACATTAGTAATCCACAACCCCCCTTTTTCAACTTGCCAGATATAAACACAATTCAGCCcctgaacacaacacaaaaatcaaaaacactgtcaaGACCCCGATGTTTACAGGTCATTGAAACTAAGCTGCCTGGATAA
- the LOC113128192 gene encoding uncharacterized protein LOC113128192 isoform X1 yields the protein MNPLDWDGAIRRLQRDLDANHQSGVNIIGNALRTTNDWDTLCQYSKYTVGGTCSNIGVKLGWETLSPPSQDFHSKQSEVEDTDGEPLEMDEEDPELARKRKELREIEEQIIRKKAALALKKVETFVKKAAPPGFASNEQSSCRSETLRDRVNIILQQRHSLSFLAKVRLPKQRVTLSSLSRDGLLQEDHPLKLRVKSLMMDRCRDLCVLPANMGVCDITLSPPGQSISSPANEDNIANKGFQRFLSVLNKGVDIDLLSRIVNDDSEDLPLGEELLNIQPPTVENKSNPPFRSESEQSNSEAFMPGHIHTNGGERKIDLPSPERLSLPDDEKNDGGDCSFDSSSRSKSPPPVKKKKKKEEGEKTKVDEQREQLQNILNTLGLSLEVEEMSRLADRTQERLYGKKNDSRQRAESRGDRESMQSDSHKNCRNSSSSSSSSSSRSTSRSSSTSPSRWRSHSRDSKQRQMSERSHSRERSRDGLTRQDSNDDSKEAQRPTNRDKDGKDSEKISTYQHPYLQDQTYPHPHPAAFPPFPDYNLSQYSQCTTYHSGNYSTATNSYWTYTQGAIPPTPFPSEYPYSHNTYHHFPGPVVAPNMIYPHHNPFQDINLFMNPDLSTSEGQIGSASGLRCLQVISTKQSTRSQSCLKQLTKGRKRKGKYETYMKRTRLWWQKKKEKKRQQKLAAKQDKDVVQKVEVSQNDNNDEETEQSETTKRQPTEEEIKANLRKKLEAFNQKVKQKVMQPANSLTSQTS from the exons ATGAATCCACTGGACTGGGATGGTGCTATTCGAAGACTGCAGAGAGATCTGGACGCAAATCACCAGAGTGGTGTTAATATAATCGGTAATGCCTTAAGAACTACTAATGACTGGGACACTTTGTGTCAGTATTCAAAATATACTGTTGGTGGAACATGCAGCAACATAGGAGTGAAATTAGGATGGGAAACACTCAGTCCTCCCTCCCAGGACTTTCACAGTAAGCAGTCAGAAGTCGAGGACACAGATGGAGAACCCCTGGAAATGGATGAGGAGGACCCAGAGCTGGCAAGGAAGCGAAAAGAGCTTAGAGAAATAGAGGAGCAAATCATACGCAAGAAAGCTGCCCTTGCTTTGAAAAAAGTTGAAACATTTGTGAAAAAGGCAGCACCACCAGGCTTTGCGTCTAATGAACAGTCTTCATGCAGAAGTGAAACTCTTCGAGACAGGGTGAATATAATTTTGCAGCAAAGACATTCTCTCAGCTTTCTGGCAAAG GTTCGGTTACCCAAACAGAGAGTAACCTTATCCAGCCTGAGTAGAGATGGTTTGCTGCAAGAGGACCATCCTCTGAAGCTCAGAGTAAAATCACTAATGATGGACAGATGTAGGGACCTCTGTGTACTACCAGCAAACATGGGG GTCTGTGACATCACACTGTCTCCTCCCGGCCAGAGTATTTCTTCACCAGCCAATGAGGACAACATTGCCAACAAGGGTTTCCAACGATTCCTCAGTGTGCTCAACAAAGGAGTGGACATTGACTTGCTCAGCAGGATAGTCAATGATGACAGTGAGGATCTTCCTTTAGGTGAGGAGCTCCTGAACATTCAGCCCCCCACTGTGGAAAACAAGTCAAATCCACCCTTCAGGAGCGAGAGTGAGCAGTCAAACAGTGAAGCCTTCATGCCAGGCCATATTCACACCAATGGTGGAGAGAGGAAGATTGACCTGCCCAGTCCAGAGAGACTCTCCCTACCTGATGATGAGAAGAATGATGGAGGAGACTGCTCTTTTGATTCTAGCAGTCGATCGAAGTCTCCCCCGccagtaaagaaaaagaagaagaaagaagaaggagaaaaaacaaaggtgGATGAGCAGCGGGAACAGCTGCAGAACATTCTTAACACTCTGGGGTTGAGCCTGGAAGTGGAAGAGATGAGCAGGCTAGCAGACCGGACTCAGGAGAGGCTATATGGAAAGAAGAATGACAGCAGACAACGGGCTGAGAGCAGAGGGGACCGAGAAAGTATGCAGAGTGACTCCCACAAAAATTGCAGGaactcctcttcttcctcctcctcctcgtcctcaaGGTCGACCTCTAGAAGCTCTAGTACCAGCCCTTCTCGTTGGCGCTCACACAGCAGAGACTCAAAACAAAGGCAGATGTCTGAACGCAGCCACTcaagagaaagaagcagagatgGACTAACACGGCAAGACAGCAACGATGACAGCAAAGAAGCACAAAGGCCTACGAACAGAGACAAAGATGGAAAAGACTCTGAAAAAATCTCTACTTACCAACATCCATATTTACAAGACCAAACATATCCCCATCCCCACCCTGCTGCTTTTCCTCCATTTCCAGATTACAATTTGTCCCAGTATTCCCAGTGCACTACTTACCACAGTGGCAATTACAGCACTGCTACAAATTCATACTGGACATATACTCAGGGTGCCATTCCTCCCACCCCTTTTCCCAGCGAGTATCCTTATTCACACAACACCTACCATCACTTTCCTGGTCCCGTAGTGGCGCCTAACATGATTTACCCTCATCATAATCCCTTTCAAGacattaatttatttatgaatCCAGATTTGTCTACGAGTGAAGGCCAGATTGGATCAGCGTCAGGCCTTCGCTGTCTGCAGGTCATCAGCACTAAGCAGTCAACCAGATCTCAGAGCTGTCTAAAGCAACTCACAAAAGGCCGCAAGAGGAAGGGAAAGTACGAAACATACATGAAGAGGACACGTTTATGGtggcaaaagaaaaaggagaaaaagagacaacAAAAATTGGCAGCAAAACAGGACAAAGATGTTGTGCAGAAGGTGGAAGTTTCACAGAATGACAACAATGACGAGGAAACAGAGCAGTCAGAAACCACAAAACGACAGCCAACAGAGGAGGAAATAAAGGCGAACCTGAGGAAAAAG CTTGAAGCATTTAACCAGAAGGTGAAACAAAAAGTCATGCAGCCGGCCAACTCCTTAACCTCTCAGACCAGTTAA
- the LOC113128551 gene encoding group XIIB secretory phospholipase A2-like protein: MTRWALLAPILLGVLIHSAISQEAEDPTTPPPGQASDGKQEDENEEWGLNSIRGSFEAVSGYFDSMLEFMGGRDGVCQYRCRYGKAPLPRSGYEMPEPNGCNSYFFGLPVPEGMDMGIPAMTKCCNQLDMCYDTCGSNKYRCDSKFRWCLHSICSDLKKSLGFVSKVEACETVADTLFNTVWTLGCRPYMNSQRAACYCQGEEKDEL; this comes from the exons ATGACCCGCTGGGCCCTTCTTGCTCCCATCCTGCTGGGCGTGCTGATCCACAGTGCTATCAGTCAAGAGGCTGAGGACCCCACAACACCACCACCGGGTCAGGCCTCTGATGGAAAGCAGGAGGACGAAAACGAAGAGTGGGGACTGAACTCGATCAGAGGCAGCTTTGAAGCTGTCAGCGGCTACTTTGACTCCATGCTGGAGTTCATGGGCGGGCGTGATGGGGTGTGCCAATACCGCTGTAGATATG GTAAAGCTCCTCTTCCTCGTTCTGGCTACGAGATGCCAGAACCCAATGGATGCAACTCCTACTTCTTTGGACTTCCTGTTCCAGAAGGG ATGGACATGGGCATCCCTGCCATGACCAAGTGTTGCAATCAGCTGGATATGTGTTATGACACCTGCGGCTCCAACAAGTACCGCTGTGACTCCAAGTTTCGCTGGTGTCTCCACAGCATCTGCTCTGACCTCAAGAAGAGCCTTGGCTTTGTGTCAAAAGTTGAAG CATGTGAAACAGTAGCAGACACTTTGTTCAACACAGTATGGACCCTGGGCTGCAGACCCTACATGAACAGCCAGAGAGCAGCATGCTACTGTcagggagaggagaaagacgaactttaa